Part of the Pseudomonas baltica genome is shown below.
CAGCGCCATGGAGCCGGTGATGTACCCGGCAGCAATCTCACCGACCATCATGACCACCGTCAATACGACGACCCACAGGGTGCGGCGCGCATTTTGATCGTGATCGATGCCCAGAAAGTTGTGGCTATGGACGTGGTGTAACGCTGTGGTTTTCATAGCGGTCTCATTTCCCATAGCGGCGAATGGCTTCGAGCAGCTCGCGGGTACCTTGGGCTCGCTCTTCATCGGACAAGCCCGCCTTGGCGACGTGCTCCCAGGCGTGGTCTTCGATGATTTCATCCAGCAAGCCGTTCATGGCGCCACGAGTGGCGGCCACCAGGTGCAGGGTCTTGGCACAATCTGCGTTGCCTTCCAAGGCCCGCTCGATCGCCTGAACCTGACCCGCAATGCGCTTGACCCGCTGAAGCAACGCCTCTTTTCCCACCTTGGTGTGCGACATGGGATACCCCCCTACCCTATAAAGACGAGCATCATGTACGGCATTGGCGTCGAGAGCAATACGCGAACCACCCAACATTGCGCCGGAAACCGATTGCACCAGGCCCCGCCCTGACATACCTTGCCCCGCTCACTGACTACGCAGCGAACCTTGAGCTGCAAATGCGAGACGTGCGGCCACACGGGAGGCCCGTGATACGTTTCGAAGACATCGCCCCGTCTGACTGGGCTGGCGCCGCCGAGCTGTCAGGTGGCACGCCTGAGGGGTTTCCCCAGCATCGGTTAGGAAGGAACGGCTTGTAC
Proteins encoded:
- a CDS encoding metal/formaldehyde-sensitive transcriptional repressor, producing MSHTKVGKEALLQRVKRIAGQVQAIERALEGNADCAKTLHLVAATRGAMNGLLDEIIEDHAWEHVAKAGLSDEERAQGTRELLEAIRRYGK